A window of Pirellula sp. SH-Sr6A contains these coding sequences:
- a CDS encoding alpha/beta fold hydrolase produces the protein MPTVTTNDGASLYYKDWGSGQPLVFSHGWPLSSDAWDEHMLYFASRGYRCIAHDRRGHGLSTQTWHGNDMNTYADDLATIMDVLNIRNAVHVGHSTGGGEVARYIARHGTERVSGAVLIGAVTPVMLQSETNPKGVPMDVFDTLRANLLKDRSQLFKDFCGPFFGTNRTGSSVSKGAVDAFWLLGMQAGLKNLYDCIAAFSQTDQTDDLKKMDIPTLIVHGDDDQVVPIDVTARVAVKLIPNATLQVYPGAPHALTSTHRDQLNADVLAFVQSIKD, from the coding sequence ATGCCTACAGTGACTACGAACGATGGAGCCAGCCTATACTACAAGGACTGGGGAAGCGGTCAGCCCCTGGTGTTCAGTCACGGTTGGCCCCTCAGCAGCGACGCTTGGGACGAGCATATGCTTTACTTTGCTTCGCGCGGCTATCGTTGCATCGCACACGACCGGCGCGGTCACGGACTTTCCACCCAGACTTGGCACGGAAACGACATGAATACGTACGCGGATGATCTAGCGACGATCATGGATGTCCTAAACATCCGCAACGCCGTCCACGTGGGACATTCTACCGGTGGTGGTGAAGTCGCTCGCTACATCGCAAGGCATGGAACCGAACGTGTTTCAGGAGCAGTGCTCATCGGTGCTGTCACACCCGTGATGCTCCAATCAGAGACCAATCCCAAAGGAGTCCCAATGGATGTCTTCGATACGCTGCGTGCGAACCTCTTAAAGGATCGCTCACAACTTTTCAAAGACTTTTGTGGTCCCTTTTTCGGTACCAACCGCACCGGTTCCTCTGTCTCAAAGGGAGCAGTAGACGCATTTTGGCTTTTAGGAATGCAGGCAGGCCTGAAGAACCTTTACGACTGTATTGCGGCCTTCTCTCAGACGGACCAAACCGATGATCTCAAGAAAATGGACATCCCAACTTTGATCGTTCATGGCGATGACGATCAAGTGGTTCCGATCGATGTTACCGCTCGTGTGGCCGTTAAACTTATTCCGAACGCGACTCTCCAAGTCTATCCAGGAGCACCTCACGCACTGACATCCACCCATCGTGACCAACTCAACGCAGATGTTCTCGCATTTGTCCAAAGCATAAAGGATTAA